In one Epinephelus moara isolate mb chromosome 6, YSFRI_EMoa_1.0, whole genome shotgun sequence genomic region, the following are encoded:
- the ing4 gene encoding inhibitor of growth protein 4, giving the protein MAAGMYLEHYLDSIENLPFELQRNFNLMRDLDQRTEDLKGQIDSLAKEYTANARTLSSEQKLSILRQIQQSYSKCKEFGDDKVQLAMQTYEMVDKHIRRLDTDLARFEADLKEKQIESTDYDSTSSKGKKAETRQKEKKTAKTRSKVKSSDEDGSPKSAQKKVKLLQPGEFNSPAANFGNVHPSDVLDMPVDPNEPTYCLCHQVSYGEMIGCDNTDCSIEWFHFACVGLTTKPRGKWYCPRCSQDRKRK; this is encoded by the exons ATGGCGGCGGGGATGtatttggagcattatttggaCA GTATAGAAAACTTGCCCTTCGAGTTGCAGAGAAACTTCAATTTGATGAGGGATCTGGATCAACGCACAGAGG ATCTGAAGGGACAGATAGACTCTCTGGCTAAGGAGTACACAGCCAACGCCCGGACTCTCTCCTCTGAGCAAAAGCTGTCCATACTGAGGCAGATTCAGCAGTCTTACAGTAAATGCAAGGAGTTCGGAGATGATAAGGTGCAACTGGCCATGCAGACCTATGAGATG GTCGACAAACACATCAGACGTCTTGACACAGATCTGGCTCGGTTTGAGGCTGACCTGAAGGAAAAACAGATCGAGAGCACGGACTATGATTCCACCTCCAGTAAGGGGAAGAAAG CTGAAACCAGACAGAAGGAAAAGAAGACGGCTAAAACAAGGTCTAAAGTGAAGAGTTCAGATGAAGATGGCAGTCCCAAGAGTGCACAGAAGAAAGTCAAACTCCTTCAGCC AGGAGAATTCAACAGCCCTGCCGCCAACTTTGGGAATGTGCACCCATCTGATGTGCTGGACATGCCAGTGGACCCCAACGAACCCACTTACTGTCTGTGCCATCAGGTGTCTTACGGCGAGATGATCGGCTGTGACAACACTGAT TGCTCCATTGAGTGGTTCCATTTTGCATGTGTGGGCCTGACAACCAAACCAAGAGGCAAATG GTATTGTCCACGGTGCTCTCAAGACAGAAAGCGAAAATAA
- the ncapd2 gene encoding condensin complex subunit 1, which produces MSWDFFVPVCVGDLVKTGGINQYVVQDVVPPKQLPPYLSKFKSALRSRGPLCILEHFDTGYSVLQHCNSVELGVKEDTLELLVQVVSGLAASLPALLTSTTVSAAERKEKLNAVKMSVYLLCKLAETFESDSYRQSIVTAPGKGGKKGKGGGEGLLQWDSERERVLQALVQLFQLDIRSLWSLSLVEEEFISCVTCCCYKLLENPTIGHVKTKPTRDCIIHLLGVLIKKYNHLLGASVKVIQLLQHFEQLSSVFAQAVSVWSTEYGVRAIIGEVIREIGQRSSEELAREASGVKAFAAFIAELGALVPESMIPNISVLITHLEGESHTMRVAVCEVLGEILVRVLCGDGLDESGKADRDRFFDTMQEHLHDTHSHVRARVLQVYTRIVNSKALPLCRYSEVMELAVGRLMDKSINVVKSAIQLLAAFIAHNPYSCKLSSADLKKPLEKETAKLREMKEKLEGKAPVAVIKASELWAAMEPELLVTVRTELEPTSEAEREQEEDDEGDVEEDKEAEDDRTTAVKVAQYLRVNKYRNAVRLCIRAHSCFPESEMFASLSTLNAETLMDTLALIFKGSDEDTAELSQNLPPTPQKEPEKEGEDGELKKQEMLVQYLKDTETFALQVERAISVINTMLYWKTTSVVQEAVQFCVTVCEFSVANSVSGVRKMLPLVWSTDAAIKDAVVQAYRRLYLNPQGDTIRMKAQTLVDSLSELMVDASLGTIQCLEEIVQEFFGSGSNLQSIVVQVLWERFTGKRETSGLHRRAAVLLLGMAARAEREVVLSNLDTLCSVALGEKVTEDFLLARDTVITICSITDHVRQSKGAPFRLPQDHQLFTCLTQAIAEGVVMEDPYWQSFMEQSVRLLYFLAESPDQLCSRLLQRSARLLSDQIAEGGDLNKDAGQTQDGSQESSEQGEQVNCMCLAQLLALCGCVAFWQVSHLERSVSAELRRRRGENEEREEKEKGPSSKAKQSANESAMEEELGLIGASAEDTEAELIRKICETELLAGVVTAARVILLEEYITSRF; this is translated from the exons ATGTCGTGGGACTTTTTTGTGCCCGTGTGCGTGGGTGACCTGGTGAAGACTGGGGGGATCAACCAGTATGTCGTTCAGGATGTGGTGCCCCCAAAACAGCTGCCACCCTATCTCAGTA AATTCAAATCAGCACTGAGGAGCCGGGGGCCTTTGTGTATATTGGAGCACTTTGACACAGGCTACAGCGTGCTACA gCACTGCAACTCAGTGGAGCTGGGTGTGAAAGAGGATACCCTGGAGTTACTCGTACAAG TGGTTAGTGGCCTGGCTGCTTCCCTGCCAGCACTTCTTACCTCCACCACCGTCTCTGCTGCAGAGCGCAAAGAGAAACTTAATGCCGTTAAAATGAGTGTCTACCTGCTCTGCAAACTCGCAGAGACCTTTGAGAGTGACTCCTATAGGCAGAGCATTGTCACGGCACCTGGGAAG GGTGGTAAAAAAGGCAAAGGTGGTGGAGAAGGACTGCTGCAGTGGGactctgagagagagagggtgctGCAGGCCCTCGTCCAGCTCTTCCAACTGGATATCCGTTCCCTCTGGAGCCTCTCCCTAGTGGAGGAAGAGTTCATCAG CTGTGTGACCTGCTGCTGCTATAAACTGCTTGAGAACCCAACCATTGGCCATGTCAAGACCAAGCCCACCAGAGATTGTATAATACACCTACTGGGAGTGCTAATCAAGAAGTACAACCACCTCCTGG GTGCAAGTGTGAAAGTGATCCAGCTGCTGCAACACTTCGAGCAGTTGTCATCTGTGTTCGCCCAAGCAGTGTCTGTGTGGAGCACAGAATATGGAGTCAGGGCGATCATAGGAGAAGTTATAAG GGAgattggtcaaaggtcaagtgaGGAGCTTGCCAGAGAGGCGTCGGGGGTCAAAGCTTTTGCCGCCTTCATTGCAGAACTCGGTGCCCTGGTCCCTGAATCAATGATCCCCAACATAAGTGTGCTCATCACACACTTGGAAGGAGAG AGTCACACAATGCGTGTTGCTGTCTGTGAGGTGCTGGGAGAGATCCTCGTGCGGGTCCTGTGTGGCGACGGGCTTGACGAGTCTGGGAAAGCTGACCGTGACCGCTTCTTTGACACAATGCAGGAACATCTGCATGACACACATTCCCATGTCAGGGCACGTGTGTTGCAGGTCTACACACGCATTGTCAACAGCAAA GCCCTGCCCCTGTGCAGGTACAGTGAGGTGATGGAGCTTGCTGTGGGGCGACTGATGGACAAATCTATAAATGTGGTGAAGAGTGCCATCCAGCTGTTGGCAGCCTTCATCGCACACAACCCCTATAGCTGCAAG TTGAGCAGTGCAGATCTGAAGAAACCGCTGGAGAAAGAGACCGCTAAACTCAGAGAGATGAAAGAGAAGCTGGAGGGAAAAGCACCAG tGGCGGTGATTAAAGCATCTGAGCTGTGGGCAGCTATGGAGCCTGAGCTGCTCGTCACTGTCAGGACCGAGCTGGAGCCCACAAGTGAAGCGgagagggagcaggaggaggacgaTGAAGGGGATGTGGAGGAAGACAAGGAGGCAGAAGATGACAGGACAACTGCGGTGAAGGTTGCTCAGTACCTGCGTGTCAACAAATACAG GAATGCCGTGCGTCTTTGTATAAGAGCCCACAGCTGCTTCCCTGAATCTGAGATGTTTGCTTCTCTGTCCACTCTCAATGCTGAGACTTTAATGGACACGCTGGCTCTGATTTTCAAAG GTTCTGACGAGGACACCGCTGAGCTCAGTCAGAACTTGCCACCAACCCCACAGAAAGAGCCAGAAAAAGAGGGGGAGGATGGGGAGCTGAAGAAGCAGGAGATGTTGGTGCAGTACCTGAAAGACACGGAGACCTTCGCCTTACAAGTGGAGAGAGCCATCTCTGTCATTAACACCATGCTCTACTGGAAAACCACTTCAG TGGTCCAGGAGGCTGTGCAGTTTTGTGTGACGGTGTGTGAGTTCAGCGTCGCCAACTCTGTGAGTGGGGTGAGGAAGATGTTGCCTTTGGTTTGGTCAACTGACGCCGCCATTAAAGATGCTGTCGTTCAGGCCTACAGACGCCTGTATCTGAACCCTCAGGGAGACACCATCAG GATGAAAGCCCAAACTCTGGTTGACAGTCTGTCGGAGCTGATGGTGGATGCATCTCTGGGAACAATCCAGTGTCTCGAGGAAATA GTGCAGGAGTTCTTCGGCAGTGGCAGCAATCTCCAGTCCATTGTAGTGCAGGTCTTGTGGGAGAGGTTTACTGGCAAACGGGAAACTTCTGGCTTACACAGACGAGCTGCAGTGTTACTGCTGGGCATGGCTGCACG GGCAGAGAGGGAGGTGGTACTCAGTAATCTGGATACTCTTTGTTCCGTGGCTCTGGGGGAAAAAGTGACTGAAGACTTTCTTCTGGCAAGAGACACCGTTATCACCATCTGCAGCATCACAGACCACGTCAGG CAATCTAAAGGTGCTCCATTCAGACTGCCCCAAGACCATCAGCTCTTCACCTGCCTCACACAGGCCATCGCTGAAG GTGTGGTGATGGAAGACCCGTACTGGCAGAGCTTCATGGAACAGTCCGTCCGTCTCCTCTACTTCCTGGCTGAATCTCCTGACCAGCTGTGCTCCCGGCTGCTCCAGCGCAGCGCTCGCCTCTTATCAGATCAGATTGCAGAAGGTGGCGACCTCAACAAGGACGCTGGCCAAACGCAAGATGGATCTCAAGAGTCCAGTGAGCAAGGTGAACAAG TGAACTGTATGTGTCTGGCCCAGCTGTTGGCTCTGTGTGGCTGCGTGGCTTTctggcaggtgtctcaccttGAGCGCAGTGTGAGCGCTGAGCtgcggaggaggagaggagagaacgaggagagggaggagaaggaaaaGGGCCCATCCAGCAAAGCTAAG CAGTCGGCCAATGAGAGTGCCATGGAAGAAGAGCTGGGGTTGATTGGTGCCTCTGCTGAAGATACAGAGGCTGAACTCATCAGAAAGATCTGCGAGACTGAATTACTGGCTG GGGTCGTCACAGCTGCTCGAGTGATCCTTCTGGAAGAGTACATCACCTCCAGATTCTGA